A single region of the Eleginops maclovinus isolate JMC-PN-2008 ecotype Puerto Natales chromosome 16, JC_Emac_rtc_rv5, whole genome shotgun sequence genome encodes:
- the si:ch73-364h19.1 gene encoding uncharacterized protein si:ch73-364h19.1: MRGFVLNLMSSGGFLKATLTVYTEEMSTTESPTMPSSQLTSDQLTVVAASFSSLVFFVVIVVLLSIIYRKDLQCCKLCSYQGQHADMGAPPQYYSSRQTLVGSPCLEQSQIMDENDTQAGQLFYIGLPSSYSLPTLDSPMPRLPSYESVRKKDRQRQIHMMIADRFGLNGPIVTEPPPTYEETIRQSMELPYNILSSNLDISCPQSTFANTDTPHLINSESNSTVLPV; this comes from the exons ATGAGAGGCTTTGTGTTGAACCTGATGAGTTCAGGAGGATTTTTGAAGGCAACACTCACAGTTTACACAGAAGAAATGTCCACAACTGAAAGTCCCACCATGCCCTCCTCACAGCTGACATCGGACCAACTCACAGTGGTCGCTGCATCGT TTTCTTCTTTGGTGTTCTTTGTGGTGATTGTGGTGCTGCTGTCCATTATTTACCGCAAGGATCTCCAGTGCTGCAAGCTATGCTCCTATCAGGGGCAACATGCAGATATG GGTGCTCCTCCTCAGTACTACAGCAGCAGACAAACACTGGTGGGATCTCCTTGTCTGGAGCAGAGTCAGATCATGGATGAGAACGACACTCAG GCGGGTCAGCTGTTCTACATCGGCCTGCCCTCCAGCTACAGCCTCCCCACTCTGGACTCCCCCATGCCGAGGCTACCCTCATACGAGAGCGTCCGAAAGAAGGACCGCCAGAGGCAGATCCACATGATGATCGCAGACCGCTTCGGCCTCAATGGACCCATTGTGACTGAG CCTCCTCCAACATATGAAGAGACTATCCGCCAGTCTATGGAGCTGCCGTACAACATCCTGTCATCCAATCTGGACATCTCGTGCCCTCAGAGTACCTTCGCCAATACGGACACACCTCATCTGATCAACTCTGAGTCCAACAGCACTGTTCTACCTGTGTGA
- the si:ch211-120g10.1 gene encoding butyrophilin subfamily 3 member A3, whose protein sequence is MMQCFHFMLEPAKNFTAKIKESRKRAQNEKREPLDEDQLFVVDLARDLSRVCQRSEVLEHIWNLDDTWPTPLCRVFVLQWASMLESKKRPMQTDGWPEMEDVKHPDMINEQDLLEAKAVILNWIKDLRAQPEQSVWPGEPVAKALEDLQSAWRWGRAPNLLAAMELVFWTLIVQRPDKDTIPQQWLMWKQKTQKIGSISYIPQPVWDWISDAAVEVTLDLDTANPDLLISSDEKRMRCGFERKDIPNCHQRFDGWWCAVGMEGLGSGRHYWEAEVGERDWRLGVAKESALRKGFKSLNTDTGYLSLRLERGSELKALTVPFTALPPYLIPRKVGIYLDYDRGQLSFYDVDKHIHIYTYNECFKEKLFPLFGTVEIIKDLVIKSPATKTQRICPTPCIWG, encoded by the exons ATGATGCAATGTTTTCACTTCATGTTGGAGCCGGCCAAAAACTTTACAGCCAAAATAAAG gAATCACGCAAAAGAGCGCAGAACGAGAAGAGGGAGCCTCTGGATGAAGATCAGCTGTTTGTTGTGGATCTGGCTAGAGATCTAAGCCGAGTGTGCCAG AGGTCAGAAGTCCTGGAGCACATCTGGAACCTGGATGACACCTGGCCGACCCCTCTCTGCAGGGTCTTCGTCCTGCAGTGGGCCTCCATGCTTGAGAGCAAG aAGAGGCCCATGCAGACTGATGGCTGGCCAGAGATGGAGGATGTAAAGCATCCTGATATGATTAATGAGCAGGACCTGCTGGAGGCCAAAGCTGTGATTCTCAACTGGATCAAGGACCTGAGAGCTCAGCCTGAg CAAAGTGTGTGGCCCGGGGAACCTGTGGCTAAGGCTCTGGAGGACCTGCAGTCAGCCTGGCGTTGGGGCCGCGCACCCAATCTGCTGGCCGCTATGGAGCTGGTTTTCTGGACTCTAATTGTGCAGCGCCCAGATAAG GATACCATCCCGCAGCAGTGGCTCATGTGGAAGCAGAAGACTCAAAAGATTG GTAGCATATCCTACATCCCTCAACCAG tgtggGATTGGATCTCAGATGCTGCAG TGGAGGTGACTCTGGATCTTGACACAGCCAACCCTGACCTGCTCATCTCCTCCGACGAAAAGCGGATGCGCTGTGGTTTTGAGAGGAAGGATATTCCCAACTGCCACCAGCGCTTCGACGGCTGGTGGTGTGCCGTTGGGATGGAGGGCTTGGGCTCTGGCCGCCACTACTGGGAAGCGGAGGTTGGGGAGCGGGACTGGAGGCTGGGCGTGGCCAAAGAGTCTGCCCTGAGGAAAGGcttcaagtccctgaacacagATACAGGTTACCTGAGCCTGCGGCTGGAGAGGGGCTCTGAGCTGAAGGCGCTGACGGTGCCTTTCACCGCCCTGCCGCCTTACCTCATCCCCCGAAAGGTGGGCATCTACCTCGACTACGACCGCGGCCAGCTGTCCTTCTATGACGTGGACAAACACATCCACATTTACACCTACAACGAGTGCTTCAAAGAGAAGCTGTTCCCGTTGTTCGGTACAGTGGAGATCATCAAGGATCTGGTGATCAAGTCTCCAGCAACTAAAACCCAACGTATCTGCCCCACGCCATGCATCTGGGGTTGA
- the recql5 gene encoding ATP-dependent DNA helicase Q5, producing MATTLKQALKTHFGFDNFRSKIQEDVVRAVVKGDKDVFVCMPTGAGKSLCYQLPAVLAPGITLVISPLIALIQDQVDRLKSLNIPACTINSKLPVGERRLILADLGSSSPKLKLLYITPEMVASPSFSPCLTDLCTRGLLSYLAVDEAHCVSQWGHDFRPDYLKLGNLRKRLKGVPCLALTATAPKNVQEDILQSLAMRTPLSFVTPVFRSNLHYDVIFRELLPNPYAHLHAFIQKALALDSGSKRQGCGIVYCRTRESCEAVAHQLTKLGVSAKPYHAGLKTGDRTEAQNEWMEGKVLVIVATISFGMGVDKASVRFVAHWNFAKSLASYYQESGRAGRDGLPSSCRIYYSAKDKEQLNFLIRKEISRKQAKNGTAKETDKAAITDFDAMVSYCVQEACRHATISKFFGDKTPNCAGACDFCCNPKLVRAQLERASSLSTQTQAQSSQPSGPFGFLQGFYEGGKKGYGFERFDEEEAEGAEDDGSARKKEFTDLYKKQMTMRKGMNRQREGFVSPDADCPLRDGSSQRIPRLTVKAREHCLSLLQEALYSHQRADDTFNDTVSLAVEIEHTVFKSSKSSNLYKAAVLKRVSELKRTGPGEKGEYVKTDSGSESTENESKLKEETPSSSSASFAEELQGFTSASEMYSMKRKRVGAGLRGSSNPFMTAKELLKTSNSDTGSNSESGGFNNDSSGGSGETNKDACLAVTSSIRAKAMAVAASLSSPTKAGRAMSKKQQKLAEAAKSSRNIFQYFAKKAPDDATLYQNIEEDDQEIDPPIVIVEDAEMSPEEEVIVISDSADEEETHKTETLEGKWFQYSSTEDLTTPAGQEETQEEDEEAVTEEVTDDVTSRKASSPLMESFHPLERRQKETWEDDDPVLTEEVTDKVTVQRAFSPPAKRIHPLERRRKETWEEDEPAPTEEVTDKVSVQKASSPPAKRSRPSEKRVTFNLNMQERAMISANEPPEPVTLKEAADIVVRYLDPFYSQRKFATKELFKSFARFLSHLLTEGRSRGKGQVKAEAKTLIKKFFIKVQHCKSEADWMHLRKTQSCKTTENQE from the exons ATGGCAACAACTTTAAAACAAGCCTTAAAAACTCACTTTGGGTTTGACAACTTTCGGTCTAAAATACAGGAAGATGTTGTCAGAGCCGTCGTCAAAG GTGATAAGgatgtgtttgtatgcatgcCCACTGGAGCAGGGAAGTCGCTCTGCTACCAGCTGCCTGCGGTGCTGGCTCCGGGTATTACTCTGGTTATATCCCCGCTGATTGCTCTCATTCAG GACCAAGTGGACCGCCTGAAAAGTCTGAACATCCCCGCCTGTACCATCAACTCCAAGCTCCCAGTAGGTGAGCGCCGGCTGATCCTGGCTGATTTAGGGAGCAGCAGTCCTAAGCTCAAGCTGCTCTACATCACTCCGGAGATGGTTGCCTCTCCTTCGTTCAGTCCCTGCCTGACGGACCTGTGTACCCGTGGCCTGCTGTCTTATCTGGCTGTGGATGAGGCTCACTGCGTCTCTCAGTGGGGGCACGATTTTAGGCCGGACTACCTCAAACTGGGGAATCTGCGAAAACGCTTGAAGGGGGTTCCCTGTTTGGCCCTGACCGCGACAGCACCGAAGAATGTACAAGAGGACATTCTTCAGTCCCTGGCTATGCGCACACCGCTGTCTTTTGTTACACCTGTCTTCCGCAGTAACTTGCACTACGATGTGATCTTCAGGGAGCTGCTGCCAAACCCTTATGCCCACCTCCACGCCTTCATTCAGAAAGCGCTAGCCCTGGACAGCGGCTCTAAACGACAG GGCTGTGGGATTGTGTACTGTCGGACCAGGGAAAGCTGTGAAGCAGTGGCTCACCAGCTGACCAAGCTCGGAGTCTCGGCCAAACCTTATCATGCAG GTCTGAAGACAGGAGATCGCACGGAGGCCCAGAACGAGTGGATGGAAGGGAAGGTGCTGGTTATTGTAGCCACCATCAGCTTTGGTATGGGTGTGGACAAGGCCAGTGTCAG GTTTGTAGCTCACTGGAACTTTGCAAAGTCCCTGGCCAGCTACTACCAAGAGTCAGGGCGAGCCGGGAGAGACGGCCTGCCCTCCTCCTGCCGCATTTACTACTCTGCCAAAGATAAGGAGCAACTGAACTTCCTCATCCGCAAAGAGATTTCCCGCAAACAG GCGAAAAATGGAACCGCAAAGGAGACGGACAAAGCAGCCATCACAGACTTTGACGCCATGGTGTCGTACTGTGTTCAGGAAGC TTGTCGCCATGCCACCATCTCCAAGTTCTTTGGGGACAAGACGCCAAATTGTGCCGGTGCCTGCGACTTCTGTTGTAATCCCAAATTGGTGCGCGCCCAGCTGGAGAGAGCGAGTTCCCTCAGCACCCAGACCCAAGCTCAGAGCAGTCAGCCCTCAGGACCCTTCGGTTTCCTGCAGGGCTTCTACGAAGGAGGAAAGAAGGGCTATGGCTTTGAAAG GTTTGATGAAGAGGAAGCGGAGGGTGCTGAAGACGATGGCTCAGCAAGGAAAAAGGAATTTACTGACCTCTACAAGAAGCAGATGACCATGCGGAAG ggGATGAACCGTCAGCGGGAAGGCTTTGTCTCTCCAG ATGCTGACTGCCCACTGAGAGACGGCAGCAGTCAGAGGATCCCCAGACTCACTGTAAAg GCCCGAGAGCACTGTCTGAGCCTCTTGCAGGAAGCATTATACAGCCACCAGAGAGCAGATGACACATTCAA TGACACCGTGTCTTTAGCGGTGGAAATTGAACATACGGTCTTCAAGAGCAGCAAGTCCTCCAACTTGTACAAAGCCGCCGTCCTGAAGAGG GTATCAGAGCTGAAGAGGACAGGAcctggagaaaaaggagaatacGTCAAGACGGACAGCGGCAGTGAATCCACGGAAAATGAGTCAAAACTCAAAGAGGAAACACCGTCGTCGTCGTCTGCCTCCTttgcagaggagctgcaggggTTCACATCTGCATCGGAAATGTACTCC ATGAAGCGTAAGAGAGTAGGAGCAGGCCTGAGGGGATCGTCCAACCCCTTCATGACGGCTAAGGAACTCCTGAAGACCTCCAACTCGGACACGGGGTCTAACAGTGAAAGCGGCGGGTTTAACAACGACAGCTCAGGGGGATCTGGAGAGACAAACAAGGACGCGTGTTTGGCCGTAACGTCGTCCATCAGAGCCAAAGCGATGGCCGTCGCCGCCTCCCTGAGCAGCCCCACGAAGGCAGGAAGAGCCATGAGCAAGAAGCAGCAGAAGCTAGCGGAGGCAGCAAAGAGCTCCCGCAACATCTTCCAGTACTTTGCAAAGAAAG caCCTGATGATGCTACGTTATATCAAAACATCGAAGAGGACGATCAGGAAATCGATCCACCTATTGTCATTGTGGAAGATGCGGAGATGAGTCCTGAAGAAGAAGTAATAGTCATATCGGATAGTGCAGACGAGGAGGAAACGCATAAAACAGAGACGTTAGAGGGGAAGTGGTTTCAGTACTCATCCACAGAGGATCTGACGACTCCTGCAGG ACAAGAGGAAACgcaggaagaggatgaagaagctGTGACAGaagag gTGACGGATGATGTGACGTCGCGGAAAGCGTCCTCTCCTCTTATGGAGAGCTTTCACCCTTTGGAGAGAAG ACAAAAGGAAACATGGGAAGATGATGACCCTGTTCTGACAGAagag gTGACAGATAAGGTGACCGTGCAAAGAGCATTCTCTCCTCCGGCAAAACGCATTCACCCCTTGGAGAGAAG ACGAAAGGAAACATGGGAAGAGGATGAACCTGCTCCGACAGAagag GTGACAGATAAGGTGTCGGTGCAAAAAGCGTCCTCTCCTCCGGCGAAGCGCAGTCGCCCCTCAGAGAAAAGAGTGACCTTTAACCTCAACATGCAGGAGCGTGCAATGATCTCAGCCAACGAGCCACCTGAACCGGTGACGCTGAAGGAAGCAGCGGACATCGTGGTCCGATACCTCGACCCGTTTTACTCTCAGAGAAAGTTTGCCACAAAG GAGCTGTTTAAGTCCTTTGCACGCTTCTTATCTCACCTCCTCACCGAGGGGAGGAGTCGAGGGAAAGGGCAAG TTAAAGCCGAAGCCAAAACTCTCATCAAGAAGTTCTTCATCAAAGTGCAGCACTGTAAGAGCGAGGCGGACTGGATGCACCTCAGAAAGACGCAGAGCTGTAAAACCACAGAGAACCAGGAGTGA